The Streptomyces sp. NBC_00775 genome includes the window CGGAGAACTGGGGGTACGACACCAGCCTGGACGCCGAACCGGCCGACAGCCCCGAGGGCCTGCGCCGCACCTCCGCCGCCAACCAGGACGCGGCCATCAAGGCGTTCGTCCCCGCCAACACCACCATCGTCGGCATCGGCGAGGACGCCGGCTTCAAGGGCGCGAGTCTGCAGATCAAGGCCGTCGACAATGTCATCGTCCGCAACCTCGCCTTCGAGAGCCCCCTCGACTGCTTCCCGCAGTGGGACCCGACCGACGGCGACACCGGGAACTGGAACTCCGAGTACGACAGTGCGGTGGTGTACGGCGCCACGCACATCTGGCTCGACCACAACACGTTCACCGACGGGGACCACCCGGACAGCACGCTGCCGACGTACTACGGCCGGATCTTCGAGCAGCACGACGGCGAGCTCGACATCGTCAAGGGCGCGGACTACGTGACCGCCTCCTGGAACGTGTTCGCCGACCACGACAAGACGATCCTGATCGGCAACAGCGACAGCGCGTCGACCGCCGCCGTCGACCGGGGGCACCTGAAGGTCACCTTCCACCACAACCTGTTCACCGGCCTGGTCGAGCGCGCGCCGCGCGTCCGCTTCGGCCAAGTGGATTCGTACAACAACCACTTCGTGGCCGACTCCACGTACTCCTACAGCTTCGGTATCGGCATGGAGTCCCAACTCGTCGCCGAGCACAACGCGTTCACGCTGCCGGACGGGACCAGCGCGGCGAAGGTCCTGAAGAAGTGGAAGGAGGCGCCGCTCACCGCAGACGACAACTACGTCAACGGCGCGGCCACCGACCTGATCGCCGTGCACAACGCGGAGATCCCGGCCGAGACGCTCCAGTCCGGCGCCGGATGGACGCCCACCCTGCGGACGAAGGTCGACCCGCCGAAGGCCGTCCCGCGGATCGTCGACCACGGCGCCGGCGCCGGAAAGATCTGCTGACCCGCCTCCCGATCCGGCCGGAGCGGCTCCGCACCGCCCCCCATCCGGGGGCGCGCCGCTCCGGCCCCCTCCGGGCGCGTTCCGTTCCGGCCCCCACCCAGGGGCGGCCGCTCCCGTCTTCCCCCTCCTTGACCCCCTCCTCGACTGAGCCGCACAGCGAAGGAGCATCGCCATGCTCTCCCGCACCACCTCCCCAAGCCGCACCACCTCCCCGAGCCGCAGAACCTTCCTCGTCGCGAGCGCCGGGGCCGCCCTCGCGCTCGGCCTCACCACGACCCCCGCGAGCGCCGGAGGCCGTTCCGCCTTCGGGCGCTACGGCTCCCCGTCCGCGCGCCTCACCGAGCGGACGCTGTACGTCCATCCCGACGGCCTCGGCGACCACACCACCGTCCAGGCCGCCGTGACCGCCGCGACCGGCGCCGGATACACCCTGGTCATCGCGGCCGGCGTGTACCGCGAGACGGTCTCCGTCGGCGTGACCGACCCGGCGACCGGCCTGCCCGGCGTCGCGGGCACCGAGATGACCTGGATCGGCGCCTCGGAGGATCCGCGCGATGTCGTCGTCGTGTACGACAACGCCAACGGCAAGCAGAAGCCGGACGGTTCGGGCACCTACGGCACCACGGGGTCGGCCACCACCACCGTGCGCACCGACGGCTTCACCGCCCGCTGGATCACCTTCGCCAATGACTGGCTGCGCGCCGACCACCCCGAGATCACCGGCACCCAGGCCGTCGCCATCAAGGTGCAGGGCGACCGCTCGGCCTTCGAGCACTGCCGCTTCCTGGGCCATCAGGACACGCTGTACGCCGACTCGATCGCGCTCGGCACCTTCGCCCGCCAGTACTACCGGGACTGCTACATCGAGGGCGACGTCGACTTCGTCTTCGGCCGGGCGACGGCGGTGTACGAGCACTGCCACTTCCACACCCTGGCCCGCACGGACCTGGCCGCCGCCCCGTACGGCTTCGTCTTCGCGCCGTCCACAGCGGTCGCCAACCCGCGCGGCTACCTGGTCACCCGGAGCCGTATCACCAGCGAGGCCCCGGACGCGTACTACAAGCTGGCCCGCCCCTGGGTGCCCGGCTCGGACACCACCGCCCGGCCCATGCTGACCGTCCGCGACACCCGCCTGGACGCCGGGATCGACGCGGTCGCGCCCTACACCAACATGTCGGCCACCTACCCGTGGCAGAGCCAGCGCTTCGCCGAGTACCGCAACTCCGGTCCGGGCGCCGTGATCAGCGTTCCGGAGAACCGGCCCCAACTCACCGACGAGGAGGCCGAGTCGGCGACCCGCGAGGCGTACCTCGGCGACTGGACCCCGTGGAAGGGGTGCTGAGATGCGCCGACGCGCCTTCCTGACCGCCGCGGTGGCCGGAACGGCCGGGGCCCTGACCGCCTTCGGCACGGCCCCCGCCTTCGCCCACGACCGCCGCGTTCTGCACGTCCGCCCCGGCGACTCCGTCCAGGCCGCGGTGGACACGGTTGACGGACCGGGCTGGACCATCGTCGTCCACCCCGGTACATACCGCGAAGTCGTCAACATCCCCGCCGGCACAGCGGACTTGACGCTGCGCGGCGCCACCCGCGACCCGCGCGACGCCGTCATCGTGTACGACCACGCCAACGGGACGCAGAAGCCCGACGGTTCCGGGACGTACGGCACCGCGGGCTCCGCCACCTTCACCTCGGCGGCGCCCGGGCTGACCGTGCACGGGCTGACGATCGCCAACGACTGGCTGCGCGCGGACCACCCGGAGATCACGGGTACGCAGGCGGTCGCCGCGTACATCACCGGTGACCGTTCGTCCTTCTCGCGGGTGCGGCTGCTGGCCCACCAGGACACGCTGTTCGCGGACACGACGGCGCTCACCGCCTTCGACCGGCAGTACTACCGGGACTGCTACATCGAGGGCGACGTCGACTTCGTCTTCGGGCGGGCCACCGCCGTCTTCGAGCGCTGTCACTTCCACACCCTCGACCGGGACGTCACCTTCAAGCCCGAGGGCATGGTCTTCGCACCGGCCACGGCCCGCGCGAATCCGTACGGCTTCCTGGCCGTCCGCAGCCGGGTCACCTCCGGCGCCGAGGACGCGGCGTACAAGATCGCCCGGCCGTGGGTCCCGTCGTACGAGACCACCGCCTGGCCCTCGCTCGTCGTGCGCGAGACGGAGCTGGGACCCGGCATCGACGCGGTGGCGCCGTACACCAACATGCGCGAGGCCTATCCCTGGCAGAGCATGCGGTTCAGGGAGTACCGGAACACCGGTCCGGGCGCGCTGATCAGCGTGCCGGAGAACCGGCCCCAACTCACGGACGCGGAAGCCGAGGTGCACACGCGCGAGACGTATCTCGGGGACTGGAGCCCCTGTGCGTAGGGCCGTCGCGGCCCTGGCGGCGCTGCTCGCGTGCTCCGTCGCGCTCCCGGCGTCCGCGGCATCCGCGGCGTCCGCGGCCGTCCCGGGTCCCATCGGCTGGGCCTCGGCCAACGGCGGCACCACCGGAGGCGCCGGCGGCACGGTCACCACGGTCCACACCCGCGCCGAGCTGAAAGAGGCACTCGCGGGCGACGGCGACCCCACCGCACCCAAGGTGATCCGCGTCGCCGGTGACATCAACGGCCATGAGACGGACGACGGTTCACTGCTCGGCGAGCAGGACTACGCACCCGGATACGACCTCGTCCAGTACATGTCCTGCTTCGGCGAGGACGGCACGACCTGGTCGGACACCCGCTACGACTACTGCAAGCGCCAGCGGACGCTCCGGCAGACCGGGTCCACCAAGGAGAAGGCGCAGATCCAGCTCACCGTCCCCAGCAACACCACGCTCGTCGGCGTCGGCGACGACGCACGGCTGCTCGGCGTCTTCCTCACCGTCAACACCGGCACGAACATCATCGTGCGCAACCTCCATCTGGAGGCCCCGGTCGACCACTTCACCAGCTGGTCACCGGACGACGGAACGCAGGGCAACTGGAACGCGCGCTTCGACGCGATGACGGTGGTCACCGGCAAGAACATCTGGGTCGACCACTGCACCTTCACCGACGGCCGCTTCCCGGACCGGGACGCTCCCGTCGGTTTCCACGGCAAGCACGTCCAGCGGCACGACGGGCTGCTCGACATCGAGGACGGCTCGGACTACATCACCGTCTCCGACAGCCGGTTCGCCGACCACGACAAGGCGCTGCTCATCGGGTCGGGGGACGGGCGCGGCGACCGCGACCGCGGGCACCTCAAGATCACCTTCGCCCGCGATCTCTTCACCGACATCGTGCAGCGCGGCCCGCGCGTCCGCTTCGGTCAGGTGCACGTCGTCAACAACGTCTACCGGGGCCGCCCCGAGGACACGCTCTACGCGCTCGGCGCCGGTCTGGAGTCCGCGATCGTCTCCGAGCACAACGTCTTCGCCTACCCGCGGGGCGCCCCCTCGATGGTCCTCGCGGTCTACGGAGGCACGCACTTCCGCGACACCGGCTCCTGGTTCAACGGCCGCCCCGCCCGCCTCGACGCGGTGGCGACCGGCCTGGGCCTCACGGACGACGTCGGCTGGGACCCCGCCGACGCCTACGACTACCGGCAGTTCACGTCCCCGTCGGCGGTCGAGCACTACGTCCTGCGCCACTCCGGCGCCGGACGCCACTGAATCCCCAGCACATCCACCATCGACTCAGAGACGAAAGGACCGCACTCCATGTCTCGTCGTACCGCTCTCACCCTCGGCGCCACCCTGGCGCTGGGCGCAGGCCTCGCAGTTCTCCCCACCCAAGCTCAGGCGGCCACGGTCGTCGTCGACACGACCGCCGAACTGACCAGCGCCATCTCCAGCGCCACCGCAGGCACCGTCATCCAGGTGCGCGGCGGCACGTACTACCCGACCGCCACCCTCCAGTCCACGACGAACGGCACCTCGTCCAGCCCGGTCACCCTCACGGCGTACGGCTCGGAGACGGTGAAGATCGACGGCTCGTCGCTCCCCTCCGGCGACTGGATCTTCAAGCTGACCGCCGACTACTGGAACGTCTCCAACATGACCTTCCAGAACTCCCCGGACAGCGCCGTCGTCTGCCAGTCCTGCACCGGCACGAACTGGAGCAACATCAAGACCATCAACGGCGGCGACTCCGGCTTCACACTCACGGGTGATGGCACCGTCAACAACACGGTCAAGAACATCGACTCGTACGGCAACTACGACTCCGCCAACCACGGCGAGAACGCGGACGGCGTGGCCGTGAAGTTCGGCTCCGGCACCGGCAACCTGATCACCGGCGCCCGCCTGTACAACAACTCGGACGACGGCATCGACTTCTGGTCCTTCTCGTCCCCCGTGACCATCGAGCACACCTGGTCCTTCGGCAACGGCGTCAACCGCTGGTCCGACTCGGCGTTCGCGGGCGACGGCAACGGCTACAAGCTGGGCGGCGACGGCGAGGTGGTTGCCCACGTCGTCAACAACTCGGCGGCCTGGGGCAACGCGGGCAACGGCTTCACCGAGAACAGCAACACCGGTGCGATCGTCATCAACCGCACCACCGCGTACGCCAACAGCAAGTGGGGCTACTACTTCGCCACCAGCTCCGCGAAGCTCGGCAAGAACCTGGCGGTGAGCAACGGCAGCGGACTGGTCAGCAAGGGCTCCTCGGTCACGTCGGCCGGCAACAACTGGGACTCCGGGATCTCGACGCCGTCCTTCGTCTCCACGGACGCGAGCACCACGTACAACTCTCGCCAGTCCAGCGGCTCGTTGCCCGCGACCACGTTCCTGACGACGGGCAGCAGCACGATCGGCGCCACGATGAACTGATTCCTTGGAGGACGTGAGGCCCAGTTGTCTGTGGACTATGTATCGATCAGGCAACGGGCCTCGCTTTCAAGGGGGTGACGCGCGTAGAAACCTGTCATGCATAAGCCACTGCGAATAGCGGCGATCGCCGCCACCTGTGCCGTCGCCGGTGCCGCCCTGTACGGCACCGGCGTCGCCACCGCCGACCAGTCGACGGCGAACTCGACCCACGAGCCCTACAACATCGGGCTCCTGGTCAAGGACATCGACACCTACTACGGCACCACGCTCGACAGCAACGGCGTGTACCAGGCGTCCGCGGACAGCCAGTACGCCAAGGACCTGGCGCGCATCGACGCCGCCGCCATGAAGACCATCGACCAGGCGGCGCGCAAGGCGCACCACCGGGGCGAGAACCCCGCGGTCGTCTTCGACATCGACGACACGCTGCTGCTGTCGCTCGACTACGAGAAGAAGACCAACTACACGTACAACTCGGCCTCTTGGGCGACGTATGTGGCCCAGGCCGACCGTCCGGCGGTCTTCGGCACCCCCGAACTCGTCGCGTACGCCGAGTCCAAGGGCGTCGAGGTCTTCTACAACTCGGGCCTGAAGGAGTCGCAGCGCGTCTCCGCGGTCGCGAACCTGAAGAAGGTCGGCGTCGACATCAACCTCGACGCCGACCACATGTTCCTCAAGGACACGGCGAACCCGCCGGCGTACCTGAGCGACTGCGCCACCGCCGGTACCTGGACCTGCACGACCGTGCAGTACAAGTCCGGCACCCGCGAGCACATCGAGGACGACCTCGGGTACAACATCGTCGCCAACTTCGGCGACCAGTACTCCGACCTCGAAGGGGGCTACGCCGACAAGACGTACAAGCTCCCCAACCCGACGTACTTCGTCAGCTAGTTCCCGGACTCGGTCCGCACGGGGCGGATCGACTCCAGGGTCGGCACCACCGGCAGAATCGTGCCGTCGGCCGCGAACTCCATGCGGTCGATGGTGGTCTCCCGGTGCGTGCCGTCCCCGCCCGGCTTCCCGGGGCCGTTCAGGGCGAACCGGTGGTAGACGATGTACCAGTCGTCCGTACCGGGGACGGTCACCACGGAGTGGTGACCGGTGCCCTTGATGCCGTACTCCGGGCGCTTGGACAGGATCGTGCCCCGCTTGGTCCACGGACCGAGCGGGGACGGTCCCGTCGCATAGGCGACGTGGTAGTTCTCGCTGCGGGTGTCGTCCTCGGACCACATGAAGTAGTACGTGCCCTGCCGCTTGACCACGAAGGATCCCTCGCGGAAGTCCGCCGGGGTGATGTCCTTCACCTTCGTCGCGTCGAACGACACCATGTCGTCGTTGAGGGGCACCACGTATCCGTGCCCGTTGCCCCAGTAGAGATACGACTGGCCGTCGGCGTCCGTGAAGACCGCCGGGTCGATCATCTGGCCCGTGAACTGCCCCTTGGCGACCAGCGGTTGGCCGAGCGCGTCCTTGAAGGGACCGGCGGGGGAGTCCGCGACGGCGACGCCTATCCGCTGCTCCGCGCAGAAGTAGAAGTAGTACTTGCCGTCCCGTTCGGCGATCGCCGGGGCCCAGGCGTTCTTGTCCGCCCACGACACATCGGGACCCAGGTCCAGGATCACCCCGTGGTCCTTCCAGTGCACCAGGTCCTTCGACGAGTACGCCTTGAAACTCGTCCCGCTCCAGCCCGCGTAGCCGTCCGTCGTCGGGTAGATCCAGTACTGGCCGTCCAGGTACTGGATGTCCGGGTCGGCGTTGAGACCGGGCAGGACCGGACTTCGGGTCACCGCCGCCTCGACCGTCCAGGTCCGGCTCGTCCCGTCCGCCGCCGTCACCGTGTACGTCCGCGGCTTACGGAAGTCGCGGCGCGTACCGGAGCTGGGGCTCACCTCGGCGCCCGCGCCGGCCCACAGCTTCGGCGCGAGCCGCGAGAGATCGGTGCCGGGCTTCATCGGCAGGACGACCTTGGACGAGGCCTCGGTGACGACCGCGTACCCTTTCTGCCCGCGCGCCGTCGCGTCCACCACCGACGTCCCGGTGGCCGGATACGCGGCGAGCAGCCGGTCGTACTCCGCCTGTGTCACCGGCATGACCGTGCCGTGCCGCGGGCTGGCCGGGAGCTGGTAGTTCGTCGACATCGTCCACTTGCCCGAGTCGAGATCGGTCGTCTCGAAGGGGACGTAACCACGGCCGCCGTACTCGTCGATGAACAGGTACCACTTGTCCTCGGTGTTGGACTTGAAGACCGTCGGGCCCTCACCGCGGTCGATCGAGCCGCTGCCGATGCACTCCGAGACGAAGTCGTACTTCGTGTTCGTCAGCGAGGCCGACTTCTCCCCGGTGATGAACTTGGAGCAGGGGCTGGACGAGGTGGGATCGCGCTCGTCCTTGGTGTAGCGGTAGTAACTGCCCTTGTTCTTGATGACCGTTGAGTCGATCACCGAGTAGCCCGGGTCGTCCCAGACCTTCGGGTCGCTGAAGGTGCGGAAGTCCTTCGTGGTGGCGTACAGCATCTTGTTGTACGTCGATCCGGTGTGGTCCGGGTCGTCGTCGGCGTACAGCTTGGACGCCCAGAAGACGACGTACTCACCCAGGCTGTCGTCCCAATAGGCCTCCGGTGCCCAGGTGTTGCCCGCGCTGTCCGGGGCGACCTTCACCAGGCGCTGGTCGGTCCAGTGGACCAGGTCGGTGGACTCCCAGATCATGATGGACTTGCTGCCGTGGCGCTGGACGTAGTCCCAACTGCCGCTGGAGTTCTTGTACATCCTCAGATCGGTGGCGATGAGGTAGAACTTGTCGCCCTCGGGGGAGCGGATCACGAAAGGATCGCGCAGCCCCTTCTCGCCGATGGTGGAGGTGAGCACCGGACTGCCCGCGTTCAACTCCCGCCAGTGCAAGGGGTCGTTGCCGCGACTGAGGGCGTAGCGGATCTGCTCGCCGTCGGCGGTCCCCTCGCCGGTGAAGTAGGCGAAGAGATAGCCGGCGTACTTCTGATGGTTCACGGGCGGTGCTCCGGAGAGTGCGGGGCTGGGTGGTGCCGTAAGCAGGCCCAGCAGAAGGGCGAGGAGGGCGAGGACGGAGAGGAGGGGGAAAGGGGGGAGGGGGAGCGTGCGGGCGGTACGGCTTCGCATGACACATCCTGTGGGGGTCTGGTGGATTGTGTTGAATGCCGTGCCCTCGGAGTGTCACCAGTGGGAAACGCTGCGTCAATTGGTGCGGGCGGGACGAGAGGGAGCGAAAATTTCGATCGCTTTCGCAGGAACCCGGCAACCTTTCCAGCCACGGCGGCGACCAGGAATCAGAAGCGGGCCGGGGCGGCCCCTCCGGCCCGCTTCGCAGCTCTCCCATTTTCCTAGGAAAGGAACGCCCCGTGCGTCAGAGCATCGGACGCCACCGCAGGACCCGCACGCTTTCGATCGCCGCCGCGGTGGCCGTCGCCGCGGGGGCGGGTGGCGTCTACCTCGGCCTCTCGGACAACGGATCGGCACAGGCCGCCTCCACCACGGTCACCGTCTCCACCACCGCCCAGCTCGAGTCGGCCGTCGCCAATGCCGCCGCCGGTACGACCATCCAGGTGCGCGGCGGCACGTACTACCCGACGTCCACGCTGAAGTCCACGGCGAACGGCACCAGTTCTACGCGCATCACGCTCACCGCGTACGGCAGCGAGACGGTGAAGATCGACGGCTCCAAGCTGGCCGCCGGCTCCTGGCTGGCCGGGATCTACGGCGACTACTGGACCGTCCAGAACATCACCTGGCAGAAGTCGCCCGCCCAGGGCTTCGTCGCCACCTCGTCCGTCGGCGGCATCTTCAAGAACCTGGTCACCGCGAACAACGGCGACTCCGGCTTCACCCTGCGCGGCGACGACACGACCAACAACCTCGTCCAGAACCTGGACAGTTACGGCAACTACGACGCGGCGGGCCACGGCCAGAACGCCGACGGCATCGCCATCAAGTTCGGCTCCGGCACCGGCAACAAGATCACCGGCGCGCGGCTCTACAACAACTCGGACGACGGCCTCGACCTGTGGCAGTTCTCCTCGCCCGTCACCATCGAGCACTCCTGGGCCTTCGGCAACGGCAAGAACCGCTGGAGCGACTCGGCGTTCGAGGGCAACGGCAACGGGTTCAAGCTGGGCGGCGGGGGTGTTGCCGTCGCGCACGTCGTGAACAACAACGCGGCGTGGGACAACTCGCTCAACGGCTTCACCGAGAACTCCAACACCGGCGCGATCGTTCTCAACCGGAACACCGCGTACGCCAATGCCGAGGCGGGGTTCTACTTCGCCACCGGCAAGGCGCGGCTCGCGCGGAATCTCGCGGTGAGCAACAAGGGCGGGTTGGACAAGCTCGGTTCGTCCACGGTGTCGGCGGCGAACAACTGGGACAGTGGGGTTTCTACGCCGTCCTTCAAGTCGACGGATGCGACTGCCGCGTACGGGGTTCGTTCGTCGAGTGGGTCGCTGCCCTCGACGACGTTTCTCACGACTGGCTCCACGACTATTGGCTCGACGATGAACTGACCGTGGAAGAGGGCCGGTTCGCACACCGCGGGCCGGTGGGGGCTGGTCGCGCAGTTCCCCGCGCCCCGTACGGGGCGCCTCTTACGAAGTGCGAACGCCCCCGTCGGTCGTCACCGGCGGGGGCGTTCCTCTGCTGACCGAGGGGGGCTCAGGTCAGCAGGTCTATGGAGTCGAACGACGTGCCCGGGCTGAGGTAGGCCGAGCCGGTCGAACCACTGATGATGTTGAGCTTGAGGACGTTGTACTGGCTCACGTCCGTCTTCCACGCACTGGAAGGGACGTTGAAACTGAACGTGTGGTTGTTTCCCCGGTACGAACCCGTGGTGAGGGAGCGTGTGGAGGGCTGTGCGGGCGCCGAGGGGATGGCCGACACCCAGTCGTTGACCGTCACGCGTGGACGCCCGTTGAGGAACGCGTCCGTCACGCCGACGCGCAGGGTGTGCGCGGCGGCGGCCTGGGCGGCGGTCAGCTTGAAGTAGACGAGCACGCCGTCGTTGACGTCCTTCCAGACGTACGCCGGGAAGGAGGCGGCCGCACCGCTGTCGCCGATGGTGACGTTGCCGGTCCACTTCGCCGCGCGGGCGTCGGAGGGGTGCGCGTACGTCATCAGCTGGGCGTTCTTGAACTCGCCGGGCGTGCCGTCCCAGTCGCCGAGCCGCCACAGGGTCTTGGCGGCGGACGGGTCCCCGGTGATCGTCAGGCTGTGCAGCGAGGTCGTCGCGCCGGCCGTCACCTTCACCTCGCTCGTGTGCACGGCGAGCTCGCCCTTGTAGACGGTCAGCGTGTACGTCCCCGGCAGCATCCCCGGGCAGGAGAAGGCGCCCGAGGAGGCCGAGGCCTTCGCCCAGTACTGGGCGGCGGAGTTGGCGAAGCCGACCGTGTAGGCGTACTTCGCGTCCATGCCCTTGAGCCCGACGCCCGCCACCTTGCCGCGCCCCGCCCTGCCCACCCAGCCGGTGATGCCGAGTCCGTCCACCCAGGAGGTGTCGAGGTTCGCGTGGAAGAGGGCGGACGAGGGGGCGCCGCCGTCCGTGAAGTTCAGCACGAACGGGCCCTGGAGCCCGAAGCGTTCGCCCTCCGTCTGGGCCTCGTTGTAGTGCAGGATCTCGTACAGCCCCGCGCCCTTGTCGTTCGAGTGGCGCAGCAGGGAGCGGTAGAAGGGGCCGCCGGACGCCTTCTCGTGGTTGGAGCGCACCAGCCACAGCGCGGCCGAACCGGTGCTGAAGCCGATGTAGTCGTAGTCGATCGTGCGCTTGCCCGAGTAGTGCTTGGAGTGCGTCGTGCCGTCCGCGCGCTTCCAGACGTCACCGGCCTCGATGATCGAGTCGGAGGCCTCGATCCAGGAGTCCGAACCCTCGTTGGGGAACGCCCCGGGCTTGAGGCGGACGATGTAGCGGGTCGCCGTGAAGGAGGCGTCCGCCTTGTTCGTCCACAGGTAGACGCTGTTCTGGCCGCTGCGGGCCGCGTACCACTGGGTGATCGCGCCGTGCACCACCTTGACCAGGATCGTCGACCCGGACTGCCTGACGGTGACGGTGGAGGCGCCGAGCCCCGACTCGACGTGCGAGTGCTTGCCGCCGTAGCCCTCGTACTCCTTGCCCTTGTAGGCGAGCGAGGTGATGTCGCCGGTGGACTTGGAGACCTTGAAGACGAGGGAGGCGCCGGTGTCGACGACGTAGTTCGACCCGTCGTCCGTGTAGCCGAAGGTGGCGGCGGAGGCGGACGAGAGGAGGCCGGCGCCTCCCGCGACGGCTGCGCCGGTGGCGGCGACGCCGATCACGGAGGCCCCGAGCACACGTCTGCGCGTGAGGTGTTTCTTGTGCGTGCTCAAGGAACGTGCTCCGTCATACTTGAAGGTTCACTCAGTTGTACGTGATGTCGGATGACGAGAAGTTGCAGGTGGTTCCGTCCGCGCCGGTGCCGAGTTCGGTCGGCT containing:
- a CDS encoding pectinesterase family protein; its protein translation is MLSRTTSPSRTTSPSRRTFLVASAGAALALGLTTTPASAGGRSAFGRYGSPSARLTERTLYVHPDGLGDHTTVQAAVTAATGAGYTLVIAAGVYRETVSVGVTDPATGLPGVAGTEMTWIGASEDPRDVVVVYDNANGKQKPDGSGTYGTTGSATTTVRTDGFTARWITFANDWLRADHPEITGTQAVAIKVQGDRSAFEHCRFLGHQDTLYADSIALGTFARQYYRDCYIEGDVDFVFGRATAVYEHCHFHTLARTDLAAAPYGFVFAPSTAVANPRGYLVTRSRITSEAPDAYYKLARPWVPGSDTTARPMLTVRDTRLDAGIDAVAPYTNMSATYPWQSQRFAEYRNSGPGAVISVPENRPQLTDEEAESATREAYLGDWTPWKGC
- a CDS encoding HAD family acid phosphatase, with translation MHKPLRIAAIAATCAVAGAALYGTGVATADQSTANSTHEPYNIGLLVKDIDTYYGTTLDSNGVYQASADSQYAKDLARIDAAAMKTIDQAARKAHHRGENPAVVFDIDDTLLLSLDYEKKTNYTYNSASWATYVAQADRPAVFGTPELVAYAESKGVEVFYNSGLKESQRVSAVANLKKVGVDINLDADHMFLKDTANPPAYLSDCATAGTWTCTTVQYKSGTREHIEDDLGYNIVANFGDQYSDLEGGYADKTYKLPNPTYFVS
- a CDS encoding family 43 glycosylhydrolase, whose protein sequence is MRSRTARTLPLPPFPLLSVLALLALLLGLLTAPPSPALSGAPPVNHQKYAGYLFAYFTGEGTADGEQIRYALSRGNDPLHWRELNAGSPVLTSTIGEKGLRDPFVIRSPEGDKFYLIATDLRMYKNSSGSWDYVQRHGSKSIMIWESTDLVHWTDQRLVKVAPDSAGNTWAPEAYWDDSLGEYVVFWASKLYADDDPDHTGSTYNKMLYATTKDFRTFSDPKVWDDPGYSVIDSTVIKNKGSYYRYTKDERDPTSSSPCSKFITGEKSASLTNTKYDFVSECIGSGSIDRGEGPTVFKSNTEDKWYLFIDEYGGRGYVPFETTDLDSGKWTMSTNYQLPASPRHGTVMPVTQAEYDRLLAAYPATGTSVVDATARGQKGYAVVTEASSKVVLPMKPGTDLSRLAPKLWAGAGAEVSPSSGTRRDFRKPRTYTVTAADGTSRTWTVEAAVTRSPVLPGLNADPDIQYLDGQYWIYPTTDGYAGWSGTSFKAYSSKDLVHWKDHGVILDLGPDVSWADKNAWAPAIAERDGKYYFYFCAEQRIGVAVADSPAGPFKDALGQPLVAKGQFTGQMIDPAVFTDADGQSYLYWGNGHGYVVPLNDDMVSFDATKVKDITPADFREGSFVVKRQGTYYFMWSEDDTRSENYHVAYATGPSPLGPWTKRGTILSKRPEYGIKGTGHHSVVTVPGTDDWYIVYHRFALNGPGKPGGDGTHRETTIDRMEFAADGTILPVVPTLESIRPVRTESGN
- a CDS encoding pectate lyase family protein translates to MRRAVAALAALLACSVALPASAASAASAAVPGPIGWASANGGTTGGAGGTVTTVHTRAELKEALAGDGDPTAPKVIRVAGDINGHETDDGSLLGEQDYAPGYDLVQYMSCFGEDGTTWSDTRYDYCKRQRTLRQTGSTKEKAQIQLTVPSNTTLVGVGDDARLLGVFLTVNTGTNIIVRNLHLEAPVDHFTSWSPDDGTQGNWNARFDAMTVVTGKNIWVDHCTFTDGRFPDRDAPVGFHGKHVQRHDGLLDIEDGSDYITVSDSRFADHDKALLIGSGDGRGDRDRGHLKITFARDLFTDIVQRGPRVRFGQVHVVNNVYRGRPEDTLYALGAGLESAIVSEHNVFAYPRGAPSMVLAVYGGTHFRDTGSWFNGRPARLDAVATGLGLTDDVGWDPADAYDYRQFTSPSAVEHYVLRHSGAGRH
- a CDS encoding right-handed parallel beta-helix repeat-containing protein, which encodes MSRRTALTLGATLALGAGLAVLPTQAQAATVVVDTTAELTSAISSATAGTVIQVRGGTYYPTATLQSTTNGTSSSPVTLTAYGSETVKIDGSSLPSGDWIFKLTADYWNVSNMTFQNSPDSAVVCQSCTGTNWSNIKTINGGDSGFTLTGDGTVNNTVKNIDSYGNYDSANHGENADGVAVKFGSGTGNLITGARLYNNSDDGIDFWSFSSPVTIEHTWSFGNGVNRWSDSAFAGDGNGYKLGGDGEVVAHVVNNSAAWGNAGNGFTENSNTGAIVINRTTAYANSKWGYYFATSSAKLGKNLAVSNGSGLVSKGSSVTSAGNNWDSGISTPSFVSTDASTTYNSRQSSGSLPATTFLTTGSSTIGATMN
- a CDS encoding pectate lyase family protein — encoded protein: MNTQRWHGHVTARVAALIGCTALVLTVTGTSAQAQPRDLGRQTLTAGDGWASDGTGTTGGAAADAAHVYTVTSWAEFKAALADGGTAPKIIKVKGTIDANAEGCDSFAADGYDFAAYLDKYSPENWGYDTSLDAEPADSPEGLRRTSAANQDAAIKAFVPANTTIVGIGEDAGFKGASLQIKAVDNVIVRNLAFESPLDCFPQWDPTDGDTGNWNSEYDSAVVYGATHIWLDHNTFTDGDHPDSTLPTYYGRIFEQHDGELDIVKGADYVTASWNVFADHDKTILIGNSDSASTAAVDRGHLKVTFHHNLFTGLVERAPRVRFGQVDSYNNHFVADSTYSYSFGIGMESQLVAEHNAFTLPDGTSAAKVLKKWKEAPLTADDNYVNGAATDLIAVHNAEIPAETLQSGAGWTPTLRTKVDPPKAVPRIVDHGAGAGKIC
- a CDS encoding pectinesterase family protein — its product is MRRRAFLTAAVAGTAGALTAFGTAPAFAHDRRVLHVRPGDSVQAAVDTVDGPGWTIVVHPGTYREVVNIPAGTADLTLRGATRDPRDAVIVYDHANGTQKPDGSGTYGTAGSATFTSAAPGLTVHGLTIANDWLRADHPEITGTQAVAAYITGDRSSFSRVRLLAHQDTLFADTTALTAFDRQYYRDCYIEGDVDFVFGRATAVFERCHFHTLDRDVTFKPEGMVFAPATARANPYGFLAVRSRVTSGAEDAAYKIARPWVPSYETTAWPSLVVRETELGPGIDAVAPYTNMREAYPWQSMRFREYRNTGPGALISVPENRPQLTDAEAEVHTRETYLGDWSPCA